In Desulfomicrobium escambiense DSM 10707, one genomic interval encodes:
- the fusA gene encoding elongation factor G: MQDQLQKQRTFALIGHGGTGKTSVAEMLLFNSGSITRLGKIDEGTTALDYEPEEIKRRGSIQPAFAQFAWKKNLNFLIDTPGDNNFIGDLPYLLQGADNVVLVIDAIDGVKPLTKKIWSEASKAGLPAMVFVNKMDRERANFQMAYQGLSDVLGIKPVLLFMPIGSETNFSGVVDVLAGKAYAFDDKGELKPIDMPADLADEVTAAREIAVENIAESSEELMEKYLEEGALTEEEMTVGLRAGVLSRALVPVCAGAAMLNKGGVPLLDIVQNYMASPLEHTAWLDADGNERASSPDAPFAAFVFKTIADPFAGQLSVMRVLSGVLAPDASVLNASKDEKEKIGQILFLEGKKQNPCKQEVGPGAVVAVAKLKNTTTGDTLCAEKFPFILPKPKLSPGIISYALAAAEKGDEDKVFAAVQKLLEEDINLRLERNDETGDMLLTGMGQLHIELAVEKVKRRYKTNIVLKTPKIPYRETIKGKAQVQGRHKKQSGGRGQFGDCWIRMEPNKRGGGYEFLDEIVGGSIPRNYIPAVDKGVQEAAARGFLAGYPLVDFKVAVYDGSFHTVDSSEMAFKIAGSLAFKKAVEMCNPILLEPIMLAAVFIPDEFMGDVIGDLSSRRGRVLGSDSIGGITEVKAHVPMAEMMKYAPDLRSMTGGQGTFTMEFAHYEECPPNVTEQVIADSKKEEE, encoded by the coding sequence ATGCAGGATCAACTTCAAAAACAGAGGACTTTCGCCCTGATAGGGCATGGCGGAACCGGGAAGACGTCGGTGGCCGAGATGCTGCTGTTCAATTCCGGTTCCATCACTCGGTTGGGAAAGATCGACGAAGGGACCACCGCCCTTGACTACGAGCCCGAAGAAATCAAGCGTCGGGGCAGCATCCAGCCTGCCTTCGCCCAGTTCGCCTGGAAGAAGAATCTGAATTTCCTCATCGATACGCCCGGTGACAACAACTTCATCGGCGACCTTCCCTACCTCCTGCAGGGCGCGGACAATGTCGTCCTGGTCATTGACGCCATCGACGGGGTCAAGCCCCTGACCAAGAAGATCTGGTCCGAGGCCTCCAAGGCAGGCCTGCCGGCCATGGTGTTCGTCAACAAGATGGACCGGGAGCGCGCGAATTTCCAGATGGCCTACCAGGGCCTGTCCGACGTCCTCGGCATCAAGCCGGTCCTGCTGTTCATGCCCATCGGCAGCGAGACGAATTTCAGCGGCGTGGTCGATGTCCTGGCCGGGAAGGCGTACGCCTTCGACGACAAGGGTGAGCTGAAGCCCATCGACATGCCCGCGGACCTCGCCGACGAGGTCACCGCCGCGCGCGAGATCGCCGTCGAGAACATCGCCGAGAGCAGCGAAGAGCTCATGGAGAAGTATCTCGAGGAAGGCGCCCTGACCGAAGAGGAGATGACCGTCGGGCTGCGCGCCGGAGTGCTGAGCCGCGCCCTCGTCCCGGTCTGCGCCGGCGCCGCCATGCTGAACAAGGGCGGCGTGCCGCTGCTGGACATCGTGCAGAACTACATGGCCTCGCCTCTCGAACACACCGCCTGGCTCGACGCTGACGGCAACGAGCGTGCGTCCAGCCCCGACGCCCCCTTCGCCGCCTTCGTCTTCAAGACCATCGCCGACCCCTTTGCCGGCCAGCTTTCGGTCATGCGCGTGCTCTCGGGCGTCCTGGCCCCGGACGCCTCGGTGCTGAACGCATCCAAGGACGAAAAGGAGAAGATCGGCCAGATCCTGTTCCTCGAAGGCAAGAAGCAGAACCCCTGCAAGCAGGAAGTCGGCCCCGGCGCCGTGGTGGCCGTGGCCAAGCTCAAGAACACGACCACCGGTGACACCCTGTGCGCTGAAAAATTCCCCTTCATTCTGCCCAAGCCCAAACTCAGCCCCGGCATCATTTCCTACGCCCTGGCAGCGGCGGAGAAAGGCGACGAGGACAAGGTCTTCGCCGCGGTCCAGAAGCTCCTGGAAGAGGACATCAACCTGCGCTTGGAGCGCAACGACGAGACCGGCGACATGCTTCTGACCGGCATGGGCCAGCTGCACATCGAACTGGCCGTGGAGAAGGTCAAGCGCCGCTACAAGACCAACATCGTGCTGAAGACGCCCAAGATCCCCTACCGCGAGACCATCAAGGGCAAGGCCCAGGTCCAGGGGCGCCACAAGAAGCAGTCCGGCGGCCGCGGCCAGTTCGGCGACTGCTGGATCCGCATGGAACCCAACAAGCGCGGTGGCGGCTACGAGTTCCTGGACGAGATCGTCGGCGGCTCCATCCCGCGCAACTACATCCCCGCCGTGGACAAGGGCGTTCAGGAGGCGGCCGCGCGCGGTTTCCTGGCCGGCTATCCCCTGGTCGACTTCAAGGTCGCGGTCTACGACGGTTCCTTCCATACCGTCGACTCCTCGGAAATGGCCTTCAAGATCGCCGGCTCCCTGGCCTTCAAGAAAGCCGTGGAGATGTGCAACCCCATCCTCCTCGAACCCATCATGCTCGCCGCGGTCTTCATCCCCGACGAGTTCATGGGCGACGTCATCGGCGACCTCTCCAGCCGCCGCGGCAGGGTCCTGGGCTCCGACTCCATCGGCGGCATCACTGAGGTCAAGGCCCACGTGCCCATGGCCGAAATGATGAAGTACGCCCCGGACCTGCGCTCCATGACGGGCGGCCAGGGCACCTTCACCATGGAGTTCGCCCACTACGAGGAATGCCCGCCCAACGTGACCGAGCAGGTCATCGCGGACAGCAAGAAGGAAGAGGAATAA
- a CDS encoding contractile injection system protein, VgrG/Pvc8 family, translating into MLNNHQKLGNHGTDSASFTFEALSGHALRVYAFSGSEDEAHRPYEFEIELVDENPAVDFSELLGQPACLSVSDKRGSGRHVHAVIRHLKQRHTANLRTHYRCVLVPRLWFPRLVTDHRIFQNMTVLQIIEQVLKEQNFTGDSYAFKCFYDYAPREYCVQYGETALHFISRLCE; encoded by the coding sequence ATGCTGAACAACCACCAGAAGTTAGGGAACCACGGGACAGACAGCGCCTCGTTCACCTTCGAGGCGCTGTCCGGTCATGCCCTCCGGGTCTATGCCTTTTCGGGATCCGAAGACGAGGCGCATCGACCCTACGAATTCGAGATCGAACTGGTGGACGAAAATCCTGCCGTGGATTTTTCAGAGCTCTTGGGGCAGCCCGCCTGCCTGAGCGTTTCCGACAAGCGCGGAAGCGGCCGCCATGTCCACGCCGTCATCCGCCACCTCAAGCAACGGCACACCGCCAACCTGCGCACCCACTACCGCTGCGTCCTGGTCCCCCGCCTGTGGTTTCCGCGCCTGGTCACGGACCACCGCATATTCCAGAACATGACCGTGCTTCAGATCATCGAGCAGGTTCTCAAGGAGCAGAACTTTACGGGAGACTCCTACGCCTTCAAATGCTTTTACGACTACGCGCCACGCGAATACTGCGTGCAGTACGGCGAGACAGCCCTGCACTTCATCTCCAGGTTATGCGAGTAA
- a CDS encoding PAAR domain-containing protein: MPLTEIVFSGDDGILDNNIENGDFMPPACRVGDKAFCPHDAHGGSCCAHAVSGPAVSGSPDVVINGRPVLRLGDQGKHSTCCGPNTWTAAMGSEDVLVNGKPLVRLGDTTKHCGGTGRMIEASSDVDIG, translated from the coding sequence ATGCCGCTGACCGAGATCGTCTTCTCCGGTGACGACGGCATTTTGGACAACAACATCGAGAACGGAGATTTCATGCCCCCAGCCTGTAGAGTGGGTGACAAGGCCTTCTGTCCGCACGACGCGCACGGCGGAAGCTGTTGCGCCCACGCGGTCAGCGGCCCTGCGGTCAGCGGTTCGCCCGATGTCGTCATCAACGGGCGTCCCGTGTTGCGTCTTGGCGACCAGGGAAAGCACTCCACGTGTTGCGGCCCCAACACGTGGACGGCCGCCATGGGCAGCGAGGACGTCCTCGTCAACGGCAAACCCTTGGTGCGACTCGGCGACACCACAAAGCACTGCGGCGGCACGGGGCGAATGATCGAAGCCAGTTCGGACGTGGACATCGGATAG
- a CDS encoding Hcp family type VI secretion system effector, protein MPVPAYISITGERQGLITAGNFTEASVGNIFQEGHEDECLVEAFEHQIILPRDPQSGQPTGQRVHKPLKITKVMDKASPLLFRALASGEKLPKVEMKFYRTSASGTMEHYFTIQLEDAIIVDIQAYMPNCQDPGKAHFTHLEDVYMTYRKIIKTHEIASTSESDDWRTMSNQA, encoded by the coding sequence ATGCCGGTTCCCGCCTATATCAGCATCACCGGAGAGCGCCAGGGACTCATTACGGCCGGAAACTTCACCGAAGCCTCGGTGGGCAACATCTTCCAGGAGGGACATGAGGACGAGTGCCTGGTGGAGGCATTCGAACACCAGATCATCCTGCCGCGGGACCCTCAGTCCGGCCAGCCCACTGGTCAGCGCGTGCACAAGCCGCTGAAGATCACCAAGGTCATGGACAAAGCCTCTCCCCTGCTCTTCAGAGCTCTGGCCAGCGGTGAAAAGCTCCCCAAGGTGGAAATGAAGTTCTACCGCACCTCGGCCTCCGGGACCATGGAGCACTACTTCACCATCCAACTCGAGGACGCCATCATCGTCGACATCCAGGCCTACATGCCCAACTGCCAGGACCCCGGGAAGGCGCACTTCACGCACCTGGAGGACGTCTACATGACATACCGCAAGATCATCAAAACGCATGAGATCGCCAGCACGTCGGAAAGCGACGACTGGAGAACCATGTCCAACCAGGCGTAG
- the tssA gene encoding type VI secretion system protein TssA, with the protein MVDTLHTAGVQRVRPSLPDPIFYMWLTPLSGDSPCGEDIGFSDEFESLRAEVEKGMSVHGRERTDWPLVLRVATQILGGRSKDLWVLCYGVMAAQEAQGIVCCTAALSALASLLESYWSELHPGISRVQRRVAPVKWLAARLESKFAAEVKAEEKGAVVILKNEVARLQAILNDRFGATAPSFDGLSRLLGDYEREGAGNSPSRPHRAEIAPPVLPPPPDTSLPDDDFLTAIDGHGRVPAAVLPRLLRSAQDQCRQLAAHFSSFDILDWRVVLLHRAALWCTVDQLPQADGAGVTQLRPVPPERAQSYAAAVEARRFLEVLPRLERSASKAPFWLDGHHLVARCLEGLDAFGSLAILRAVLAQFLRRFPELVRCKFLDGTPFASPRTAQWLDAIELPPSGQASPRLTIRSGEAVREQELLDESLAIRAERGFPAGLSHLERVPAGRSRAAVRQGLLLARYCIAAGNKKAAVRLLQSLYEQLEKWELLDWEPELSANIISLLLSLQPKDRGNGAETMLSRLHWLHLGTAVGSFKEV; encoded by the coding sequence ATGGTCGATACACTACATACAGCTGGTGTGCAGCGCGTACGCCCTTCTCTTCCAGATCCCATTTTTTACATGTGGCTTACCCCCTTGAGTGGAGATTCGCCGTGCGGTGAGGATATCGGCTTCTCCGACGAGTTCGAGTCGCTCAGGGCGGAAGTGGAGAAAGGGATGTCAGTGCACGGGAGGGAGAGAACGGACTGGCCCCTTGTCCTGCGCGTGGCCACCCAGATTCTCGGCGGACGCAGCAAGGATCTGTGGGTATTGTGCTACGGCGTCATGGCGGCGCAGGAGGCCCAGGGGATCGTGTGTTGCACGGCCGCCCTTTCAGCGCTTGCATCTCTTCTTGAGTCATATTGGAGCGAGCTGCATCCCGGAATTTCCCGTGTTCAGCGACGAGTTGCTCCGGTTAAATGGCTCGCGGCACGCCTTGAGTCCAAATTTGCGGCCGAGGTGAAGGCCGAGGAGAAAGGGGCGGTCGTCATCCTGAAAAACGAAGTGGCCCGGTTGCAAGCCATCCTCAACGACAGGTTCGGTGCCACGGCGCCTTCCTTTGACGGTCTGTCGCGGCTGCTGGGCGATTATGAACGCGAAGGTGCCGGCAACAGCCCTTCCCGGCCGCACCGTGCCGAGATCGCTCCGCCGGTTTTACCCCCGCCCCCAGACACGTCACTGCCAGACGACGATTTTCTCACCGCCATCGACGGCCATGGCCGCGTGCCGGCCGCAGTGCTGCCGCGTCTCCTCAGATCTGCTCAGGACCAGTGCCGGCAGCTGGCCGCGCATTTTTCCTCGTTCGACATCTTGGACTGGAGGGTGGTTCTGCTGCACCGCGCGGCTCTATGGTGCACGGTCGATCAACTTCCCCAGGCCGATGGCGCCGGTGTGACACAGTTGCGTCCCGTACCGCCGGAAAGGGCGCAGTCGTATGCTGCGGCGGTGGAAGCCAGACGATTTCTGGAGGTCCTGCCTCGGCTGGAACGGTCCGCCAGCAAGGCGCCTTTTTGGCTGGATGGGCACCATCTTGTCGCCCGTTGTCTCGAAGGGCTCGACGCCTTCGGGTCCCTGGCCATTCTGCGGGCCGTGCTCGCCCAGTTCCTGCGCCGTTTCCCAGAGTTGGTCCGCTGCAAGTTTCTGGACGGCACTCCCTTTGCCTCGCCGCGAACTGCGCAGTGGCTCGACGCCATCGAATTGCCGCCATCCGGTCAAGCCTCTCCGCGCCTAACCATACGTTCGGGAGAGGCCGTCCGTGAGCAGGAATTGCTGGATGAGAGCCTGGCCATCCGGGCGGAGAGGGGCTTCCCGGCCGGCCTGTCCCATCTGGAGAGAGTGCCTGCCGGACGCAGTCGCGCAGCCGTGCGGCAAGGGCTTCTGCTGGCGCGATACTGCATCGCAGCAGGCAACAAGAAGGCGGCCGTGCGGCTCTTGCAGTCTCTCTACGAACAACTGGAAAAATGGGAGCTGTTGGACTGGGAGCCCGAACTCAGCGCCAACATAATCTCTCTGCTGCTTTCCTTGCAGCCCAAGGACAGGGGTAACGGGGCTGAGACGATGCTCAGCCGTTTGCACTGGCTGCATCTCGGAACGGCGGTGGGCAGTTTCAAAGAAGTGTAA
- the tssB gene encoding type VI secretion system contractile sheath small subunit → MAKDSSIAPKERINVTFKPATGGAQEEIELPMKVMVVGDFLQRHDPRNLIDRKPVSINKNNFEEVLSKQELSLQIAVPDRLRDKASDSDIPVTLNFKGMRDFEPAGIAEQVPEMRKLLQLRDALVSLKGPMGNIPAFRKAIEDVLADDRQREMIMKELGMGKTEAKNVLKAKGLGGENAEAEAKGSQKKN, encoded by the coding sequence ATGGCCAAAGATTCGTCAATCGCACCTAAGGAGCGCATCAACGTTACGTTCAAGCCCGCCACGGGCGGGGCCCAGGAGGAGATCGAACTGCCCATGAAGGTCATGGTCGTGGGCGATTTCCTGCAAAGGCACGATCCTCGCAATCTCATCGACCGCAAGCCCGTGTCGATCAACAAGAACAATTTCGAGGAAGTCCTGTCCAAACAGGAGCTCTCTCTTCAGATCGCCGTCCCCGACAGACTGCGGGACAAGGCGTCGGACTCGGACATTCCGGTCACCCTGAACTTCAAGGGCATGAGGGACTTCGAGCCTGCCGGCATCGCCGAACAGGTCCCGGAAATGCGCAAGCTTCTGCAGCTTCGCGACGCTCTCGTCTCCCTGAAGGGTCCGATGGGTAACATTCCAGCCTTTCGCAAGGCCATCGAGGACGTTCTCGCCGATGACCGTCAGCGCGAGATGATCATGAAGGAGTTGGGTATGGGGAAGACCGAGGCGAAGAACGTTCTGAAGGCGAAAGGCCTCGGTGGCGAGAACGCCGAAGCCGAGGCCAAAGGATCCCAGAAGAAGAATTGA
- the tssC gene encoding type VI secretion system contractile sheath large subunit encodes MNQTQDAALERQSTGSLLEQIIRETNLDSQDEGYEAARLGISAFIQEMLKPSYADEQVKKITVDRMIAELDRRLSVQTDEILHDKQFQELESAWRGLKLLVDRTDFRESIFVEMLHVSKDELLDDFLDASEITQSSLYKLAYTAEYGQFGGKPLGALIGNYYFEPTAMDMRLLQSLASVAAMAHAPFIASAGPSFFGLTSFDRLPVLKDLQDIFSGPRYAKWQAFRESEDSRYVGLTVPRFLLRQPYDPEDNPVRAFVYKESVDDDHENFLWGNAAFAFASRITDSFAKYRWAANIIGPRSGGAVEDLPVHLYESLGDIEMKIPTEILISDRREYELAEQGFIALTMRKGSDNAAFFSANSCQKPKFFGISAEGKAAELNYRLGAQLPYLFIVSRLAHYIKVLQREHIGSWKERTDLERELNTWIRQYVADQENPSSDTRSRRPLRDARVVVEDVEGDPGWYRVSLSVRPHFKYMGAYFTLSLVGKLDKE; translated from the coding sequence ATGAACCAGACCCAAGACGCCGCCTTGGAGCGGCAGAGCACGGGCTCGCTTCTTGAGCAGATCATCCGGGAGACGAATCTCGATTCACAGGACGAAGGCTACGAGGCGGCGCGCCTGGGCATCAGTGCCTTCATCCAGGAGATGCTCAAGCCTTCCTACGCGGACGAACAGGTCAAGAAGATCACGGTCGATCGCATGATCGCCGAACTGGACCGTCGCCTGAGCGTCCAGACGGACGAAATCCTTCACGACAAGCAGTTCCAGGAGTTGGAATCCGCGTGGCGGGGTCTCAAGCTCCTCGTGGACCGAACCGATTTTCGGGAGAGCATCTTCGTGGAGATGCTGCATGTCAGCAAGGATGAACTGCTTGACGACTTTCTCGACGCCTCGGAGATCACCCAGTCGAGCCTCTACAAGCTCGCCTACACCGCGGAGTACGGCCAGTTCGGGGGCAAGCCCTTGGGGGCCCTCATCGGAAACTACTATTTTGAACCTACGGCTATGGACATGCGCCTGCTGCAGAGCCTAGCCAGCGTTGCGGCCATGGCCCACGCGCCGTTCATCGCCTCGGCCGGGCCATCTTTCTTCGGGCTGACCAGTTTCGACCGCCTGCCGGTCCTGAAGGATCTGCAGGATATCTTCAGCGGGCCGCGTTACGCCAAGTGGCAGGCCTTTCGGGAATCGGAGGACTCTCGCTATGTCGGTCTGACCGTGCCGCGCTTTCTCCTGCGCCAGCCCTACGATCCTGAAGACAATCCCGTCAGAGCCTTTGTCTACAAGGAAAGCGTCGACGACGACCACGAGAATTTTCTCTGGGGCAACGCCGCATTCGCCTTTGCATCCCGCATCACGGACAGCTTCGCTAAATACCGCTGGGCGGCGAACATCATTGGCCCCCGTTCGGGCGGAGCGGTGGAGGATCTGCCCGTGCATCTTTACGAGAGTCTGGGCGATATCGAGATGAAAATCCCCACCGAAATTCTCATCTCCGACCGTCGCGAATACGAACTGGCCGAACAGGGCTTCATCGCCCTGACCATGCGCAAGGGCTCGGACAACGCGGCCTTCTTCTCTGCCAACTCCTGTCAGAAGCCCAAATTCTTCGGCATCTCCGCCGAAGGCAAGGCCGCTGAGCTCAACTACCGCCTGGGCGCCCAGCTCCCCTATCTTTTTATCGTCAGCCGTCTGGCCCACTACATCAAGGTGCTGCAGCGCGAACATATCGGTTCCTGGAAGGAACGGACCGACCTTGAACGCGAGCTGAACACCTGGATTCGACAGTATGTGGCCGACCAGGAGAATCCGAGTTCCGACACGAGAAGCCGCCGTCCCTTGCGTGATGCGCGGGTGGTGGTGGAGGACGTCGAGGGCGATCCGGGCTGGTACCGGGTTTCGCTCAGTGTCAGGCCGCACTTCAAGTACATGGGCGCGTACTTCACCCTGTCCTTGGTCGGAAAGCTGGACAAGGAATAA
- the tssE gene encoding type VI secretion system baseplate subunit TssE: MAGSLFERLTHGEAGGRMDEDESIRLHLLRMLTTRQGAVQALPDYGLPDLNDLSLSRAEVVRQCCLAIEKCIAKFEPRLRGATVAHVSIDEGQFNMGFRIEAMREDSDGTQVPWRWSVVMDGDQVRGAA, encoded by the coding sequence GTGGCGGGGAGTCTGTTCGAGCGATTGACCCATGGCGAGGCGGGGGGACGCATGGATGAGGACGAGTCGATCCGCCTCCATCTCCTGCGCATGCTGACTACGCGTCAAGGCGCGGTCCAGGCGCTGCCGGACTACGGACTCCCCGACCTCAACGACCTGAGCCTGTCCCGGGCCGAGGTTGTCCGGCAATGCTGCCTGGCCATCGAGAAGTGCATCGCCAAGTTCGAACCGAGGCTTCGCGGCGCGACGGTTGCGCATGTATCCATCGATGAAGGTCAGTTCAATATGGGCTTTCGCATTGAGGCCATGCGGGAGGATTCAGACGGGACGCAGGTCCCGTGGCGTTGGTCTGTAGTCATGGACGGGGATCAGGTCAGGGGGGCGGCGTGA
- the tssF gene encoding type VI secretion system baseplate subunit TssF: MNTFNRYYLDELVSLRELGREYSRNNPSLAPFFDTPRRDPDVERILEGVAFLCGRLRQKLDDELPEITHALFSLLWPNYLRTIPSCSIVRYRPAPNLTWAVTVPRGTTVESVEVEGTKCRFRTVYETQILPIRLEDQTIFEHDGQIVLAMRFGLIGATLENIPLSRLRLFFTGEPAIAHSLYYTMTRGVREIRFLLRGEQGLFAPVRVLSSGMVRPIGFSEDEGLYPYPANTFPGYRIIQEYFCFSEKFLFTEISGLDVCVAAAGEAAAGAAEFVLHFVLTEFPEQYESWRRENIQLFCTPVVNLFSMDSTPLTVDRRQAEYRIVPDPRLPDHYAVYSVERVRSWGGDGKLRREYRPFESFEHGSGQNVDAAYYRLRLKPSLNDESTETYISVVHSQASSSAHGEEILSLELTCTNRLLPVRLSVGDINTHADDTPDSVTLGNITPVTPPYTPPLDGDLLWRLISNMSLNYLPLSNVHAMRALLASYDFRALHDRHRARVLDKTLGGMTGIASEETDRIYRGLPVRGSVTRLVLDRGGFSSEGEMYLFASVINEFLALYATVNSFHQLVVVDARRGEEYQWPARLGRTLIP; this comes from the coding sequence GTGAACACCTTCAATCGCTATTATCTGGATGAGCTCGTCTCGTTGCGGGAACTCGGCCGCGAGTATTCCAGAAACAACCCCTCACTGGCCCCCTTTTTCGATACGCCCCGGCGCGATCCGGACGTGGAGCGGATTCTGGAGGGGGTGGCATTTCTTTGCGGACGTCTTCGCCAAAAGTTGGACGATGAATTGCCCGAAATCACGCACGCCCTGTTCAGCCTGCTGTGGCCCAACTATCTGCGCACCATCCCGTCCTGCAGCATCGTCCGCTACCGTCCTGCTCCCAATCTCACCTGGGCCGTGACCGTCCCTCGCGGGACCACGGTGGAGTCCGTGGAGGTGGAAGGCACCAAGTGCCGTTTCCGCACGGTCTACGAAACCCAGATTCTGCCCATCCGACTCGAGGACCAGACCATTTTCGAGCACGACGGGCAGATTGTTCTCGCCATGCGGTTCGGCCTCATCGGCGCCACCCTGGAGAATATTCCTCTTTCCAGGCTGCGCCTTTTTTTCACGGGGGAACCGGCCATCGCACATTCCCTCTACTATACCATGACGCGCGGAGTGCGGGAGATTCGGTTCCTGTTGCGGGGAGAACAGGGACTTTTTGCGCCCGTTCGTGTTCTGTCCTCCGGCATGGTGCGCCCAATCGGCTTCAGCGAGGACGAGGGGCTGTATCCGTACCCTGCCAACACGTTTCCCGGATACCGTATCATTCAGGAATACTTCTGCTTTAGCGAGAAATTCCTGTTTACTGAAATATCGGGCCTCGACGTCTGCGTCGCGGCCGCAGGAGAGGCCGCTGCTGGCGCCGCGGAATTTGTGCTGCATTTCGTGCTGACGGAGTTCCCTGAGCAGTACGAATCCTGGAGGCGGGAGAACATTCAGCTGTTCTGCACGCCCGTTGTCAATCTCTTCTCCATGGACTCCACTCCGCTGACAGTAGATCGCCGCCAGGCCGAATACCGCATCGTTCCCGATCCGAGACTTCCGGACCATTATGCCGTGTACAGCGTCGAGCGGGTGCGGAGTTGGGGAGGGGATGGCAAGCTCCGGCGAGAGTACAGGCCCTTCGAGTCCTTCGAGCACGGAAGCGGCCAGAATGTCGACGCGGCCTACTACCGTCTCCGCCTCAAACCCTCCCTCAACGACGAGAGCACGGAGACCTATATTTCCGTCGTTCATTCCCAGGCTTCGTCGTCCGCGCACGGCGAGGAGATTCTCTCCCTGGAACTCACGTGCACGAACCGCCTCCTCCCGGTTCGCCTGTCCGTGGGCGACATCAACACGCATGCCGACGACACGCCGGACAGCGTGACTCTCGGCAACATCACCCCCGTCACGCCGCCCTACACGCCTCCCCTGGATGGAGATCTGCTCTGGCGGCTCATTTCCAACATGTCCCTCAACTATCTGCCCCTGAGCAACGTGCACGCGATGCGGGCGCTCCTCGCGAGCTACGACTTCCGCGCGCTCCATGACCGTCACAGGGCGCGGGTCCTGGACAAGACGTTGGGAGGTATGACGGGCATCGCCTCGGAGGAGACGGATCGGATTTACCGGGGGCTTCCCGTGCGCGGGTCGGTCACGCGACTTGTGCTGGATCGCGGCGGATTCAGCAGCGAGGGGGAAATGTATCTTTTCGCATCGGTCATCAACGAGTTTCTGGCCCTGTACGCGACGGTCAACAGCTTCCATCAGCTTGTGGTTGTCGATGCGAGGAGGGGTGAGGAATACCAGTGGCCGGCCAGGCTGGGGAGGACGCTGATCCCGTGA
- the tssG gene encoding type VI secretion system baseplate subunit TssG, with protein MSEALACISGGYAFSRAVEHVLRVGGKGRRVEDWLRFKVNPNLSFPPGDIRGVERVDDESGEGRVWFVLNLMGLHGAASPLPAYFTEHVAQHQDEPDALRDFLDVINHHLISIFYGIWNKYRYYLQFRDHGTDINSRRFFSFIGLGHKELQGTSGLRRERLLSYMGLIAFSGEASGSLESILRHYFGHAFVHIIPCIRRQVPIPADQQCALGVVNCRLSKDFLLGGEVLDQTGKFRVLFDVLSWKRFTDFLPGGSLFSELRILVRFVLRSRLGFDVELRLNPAEIPAFTVGKTSPCRLGWTTWAGEGGDGVIILETDSRYVD; from the coding sequence GTGTCTGAAGCGCTGGCGTGCATCTCAGGAGGCTACGCCTTTTCGCGGGCGGTGGAGCATGTGCTGCGCGTCGGCGGAAAGGGGCGTCGGGTGGAGGATTGGCTGCGCTTCAAGGTCAATCCCAATCTGTCCTTTCCGCCGGGCGACATCCGCGGCGTGGAGCGCGTCGACGACGAGAGCGGAGAGGGGCGCGTCTGGTTCGTGCTCAACCTGATGGGGCTGCACGGGGCCGCCTCCCCGCTCCCGGCTTATTTCACCGAACACGTGGCCCAGCATCAGGATGAGCCTGACGCTCTCCGCGACTTTCTGGACGTCATCAACCATCATCTCATTTCAATTTTTTACGGAATCTGGAACAAGTACCGATACTACCTTCAATTCCGCGACCACGGGACGGACATCAATTCCAGACGGTTCTTCAGCTTCATCGGCCTGGGCCACAAGGAACTGCAGGGCACCAGCGGCCTGCGCCGCGAACGCCTGCTGTCGTACATGGGCCTCATCGCCTTCAGCGGCGAGGCGTCCGGCTCCCTTGAGAGTATTCTGCGCCACTATTTCGGACACGCCTTCGTCCACATCATCCCATGCATCCGACGTCAGGTGCCAATCCCCGCGGATCAGCAGTGTGCCCTGGGGGTGGTCAACTGCAGGCTGTCCAAGGACTTTCTGCTTGGCGGCGAGGTTCTCGACCAGACCGGAAAGTTTCGGGTGCTTTTCGACGTTCTTTCCTGGAAGCGTTTCACGGACTTTCTTCCTGGAGGCAGCCTGTTTTCGGAATTGCGGATTCTCGTACGGTTCGTGCTGCGTTCGCGCCTCGGCTTTGATGTGGAGCTGAGGCTCAACCCTGCGGAGATCCCGGCGTTCACCGTCGGCAAGACCAGCCCCTGCCGACTCGGATGGACGACATGGGCGGGGGAAGGCGGGGATGGCGTCATAATTCTTGAAACAGACAGCAGATACGTGGATTAG